The Paenibacillus sp. FSL R7-0204 genome includes a region encoding these proteins:
- a CDS encoding glycosyltransferase family 4 protein: MSYNDGLNIMTTGLSWPSLQPGGLNTYFKSVCEQLSSRNRVHALICSQETPETPKELIIHNAGDPKETIWKRKDAFQRKAASLMGDGSGRIDILYTHFAPYGIGPAIEAKKRGIPVIMTFHGPWNEEMKIEGQGIKHKVKTTIAKSIEHKAYKLADKFIVLSDYFRNMLHELHGVPLHKITVIPGAANVERFTPAPNRLAVRRTLNLPEGATTVLTVRRLMNRMGLLQLLEAWKQVAERFPNAILLIGGKGPLRGELEEKIADYGLGNKVRLLGYIPDHELASYYQAADMFVVPSQALEGFGLITVEALASGLPVMATPVGGNKEILQGFRPELLFKSAASEDMAEGMIHMLSNRKLLPGRDECRNHVLEKYTWQHVGDKIESVFLETLGKGVSVG, translated from the coding sequence ATGTCGTACAATGACGGACTCAACATTATGACGACCGGCCTCAGCTGGCCCTCGTTACAGCCTGGAGGACTGAACACCTATTTCAAATCCGTGTGTGAACAGCTCTCTTCACGGAACCGGGTGCATGCCCTGATTTGCAGCCAAGAAACGCCGGAGACGCCTAAGGAACTGATCATCCACAATGCCGGTGATCCGAAGGAGACGATCTGGAAGCGTAAGGATGCCTTCCAGCGCAAGGCGGCCTCCCTGATGGGGGACGGCAGCGGGCGGATTGATATCCTCTACACCCACTTCGCGCCTTACGGCATCGGGCCGGCGATTGAAGCGAAGAAGCGGGGAATTCCCGTCATTATGACCTTCCACGGTCCGTGGAACGAAGAGATGAAGATCGAAGGTCAAGGCATCAAGCATAAGGTCAAAACAACGATTGCCAAATCAATAGAACATAAGGCTTACAAGCTGGCGGACAAATTCATCGTCCTCAGTGATTATTTCCGCAATATGCTGCACGAACTGCACGGCGTACCGCTGCACAAGATTACCGTCATTCCGGGAGCGGCGAATGTCGAGCGGTTCACACCCGCCCCGAACCGGCTGGCGGTCCGCCGGACGCTGAATCTGCCGGAAGGCGCAACAACGGTCCTGACAGTCCGCAGATTGATGAACCGGATGGGGCTGCTGCAGCTGCTGGAAGCCTGGAAGCAGGTGGCGGAGCGGTTCCCGAACGCGATTCTGCTGATCGGGGGCAAGGGCCCGCTGCGCGGAGAGCTGGAAGAGAAAATAGCCGATTACGGGCTGGGCAACAAAGTCCGCTTGCTCGGCTACATTCCCGATCATGAGTTGGCCTCCTATTATCAGGCAGCAGATATGTTCGTTGTTCCTTCCCAGGCGCTGGAAGGCTTCGGCCTGATCACCGTTGAGGCTTTGGCTTCAGGGCTGCCGGTGATGGCTACGCCGGTCGGCGGCAACAAGGAGATCCTCCAGGGCTTCCGCCCGGAGCTGCTGTTCAAGAGTGCGGCTAGCGAAGATATGGCGGAAGGCATGATTCATATGCTGAGCAACCGCAAGCTGCTGCCGGGCCGGGACGAATGCCGGAATCACGTGCTGGAGAAGTACACCTGGCAGCATGTGGGCGACAAGATTGAGTCTGTATTCCTCGAAACCTTGGGAAAGGGTGTGAGCGTAGGATGA
- a CDS encoding glycosyltransferase family 2 protein gives MDSVTSVLGGRGSYPISAVIIAQDDEVRISKAIQSCRLFADEVVVIDGGSKDGTVGLSESLGCRVYVNPWPGYAKQREFGVERAIHDWVFLIDTDEVVSEELARDILERKPGLTDVTVAFSLYRIGDFLGKWLDKGEYLVRLYNRKEYGIRNSLVHEMPEVSEERTVKLNGTLWHQGFRSINDHVARFNKYTDLEAESAFASGKPFKLSHLLLRPPARFLQKYFLHGLFKKGISGFAVSVFWVMYEFMVGFKHYELHSAGRLARHNEAGQAEKENKGERSYVVQ, from the coding sequence ATGGATTCAGTAACAAGCGTGCTTGGCGGCCGGGGCAGCTACCCGATCTCGGCGGTCATCATTGCCCAGGACGACGAAGTTCGGATATCCAAAGCGATTCAGTCCTGCCGGTTATTCGCCGACGAGGTGGTCGTAATCGACGGGGGAAGCAAAGACGGGACCGTAGGGCTATCCGAGAGCCTGGGATGCCGCGTGTATGTCAACCCATGGCCCGGTTATGCGAAGCAAAGGGAATTCGGAGTGGAACGTGCCATCCATGATTGGGTCTTCCTGATTGATACCGACGAAGTGGTCAGCGAGGAGCTGGCCCGGGATATCCTGGAGCGCAAGCCGGGACTGACCGATGTTACGGTGGCGTTCTCGCTGTACCGGATTGGCGACTTCCTCGGCAAATGGCTGGATAAAGGCGAATATCTGGTGCGGCTGTATAACCGCAAGGAATACGGAATCCGCAACTCTCTGGTGCATGAAATGCCCGAGGTGTCCGAGGAACGGACGGTGAAGCTGAACGGAACGCTGTGGCATCAAGGCTTCCGCAGCATCAACGATCATGTCGCCCGGTTCAACAAATACACCGATCTGGAAGCAGAGAGTGCATTCGCCAGTGGCAAGCCGTTCAAGCTGAGCCACCTGCTGCTGCGTCCGCCGGCAAGGTTCCTGCAGAAGTATTTCCTGCATGGTCTGTTCAAGAAAGGCATCTCGGGCTTCGCAGTATCCGTCTTCTGGGTGATGTATGAATTCATGGTCGGCTTCAAGCATTACGAATTGCACAGCGCAGGCAGGCTGGCCCGGCATAACGAAGCGGGTCAGGCCGAGAAGGAGAACAAGGGGGAGAGAAGCTATGTCGTACAATGA
- a CDS encoding oligosaccharide flippase family protein, with protein MQQSSAKSLPANRVWSTFRRFTKSKDNSSAAVKTMFVSVLILLVNMLTGVLTARYLGPSGRGEQTAMVNWSQFLAFSMSFGIPSALIYNAKKNPQEAGVLYRIALLIGLTFGTIAMTVGILVLPYWLGSFSHEVVVFAQWSMILCPLIVVSQINNAAFQFRGDYKTFNWMRYLVPLLTLGAIGILILTGYMNPYTTALAYLVPSVPLFIWMTILLLRTYKVKLRDSYLNFKRLFTYGLGSYGNDLLGQFSVYIDQIIIAGLLRPADLGLYAVAVSLSRMVNFFANSITVVLFPKASEMSKDEAVALTFKAFRISTTCTLLGAVFLMLVAPFVIPLLYGKDFNTALTVFRLLLLEVTISGGTLILAQVFMALGKPKFVSILQGVGLILVIPLLFLLVPKFGLFGAGVAMLSSAVLRFLFIILNIRYNLKVKLPRLLINAQDLQWMKTTMNSYIRKKPMDV; from the coding sequence ATGCAGCAGTCAAGCGCCAAATCACTACCCGCTAACCGGGTATGGTCCACCTTTCGGAGATTCACGAAGAGTAAGGACAATAGCTCGGCTGCTGTCAAAACGATGTTCGTCAGCGTGCTGATCCTGCTGGTCAATATGCTGACCGGCGTACTGACCGCCCGTTATCTCGGCCCGTCAGGCCGGGGGGAGCAGACAGCGATGGTGAACTGGTCGCAGTTCCTCGCCTTCAGCATGAGCTTCGGCATTCCCTCGGCGCTGATCTACAACGCCAAGAAGAATCCGCAGGAAGCCGGGGTACTGTACCGGATCGCCCTGCTGATCGGACTGACGTTTGGAACCATCGCCATGACAGTTGGAATACTGGTGCTGCCTTATTGGCTGGGGTCCTTCAGTCATGAGGTAGTGGTCTTCGCCCAGTGGTCGATGATTCTCTGCCCGCTGATTGTGGTGTCGCAGATCAACAACGCGGCCTTCCAGTTCAGAGGCGATTACAAGACCTTCAACTGGATGCGGTACCTGGTGCCGCTGCTGACACTGGGAGCCATCGGGATTCTGATCCTGACCGGCTACATGAATCCTTATACAACTGCACTGGCCTATCTGGTTCCGTCGGTTCCGCTATTCATCTGGATGACCATCCTGCTGCTGCGGACCTACAAGGTCAAGCTCCGGGATTCCTATCTTAATTTCAAAAGATTGTTCACCTATGGTCTGGGCTCCTACGGAAACGACCTGCTCGGACAATTCTCGGTATACATAGACCAGATCATCATTGCCGGATTACTGAGACCGGCAGATCTGGGGCTCTATGCGGTAGCGGTCAGCCTGTCGCGTATGGTGAACTTCTTCGCGAATTCGATCACGGTGGTGCTCTTCCCGAAGGCCTCCGAGATGTCGAAGGACGAAGCGGTCGCCCTTACCTTCAAGGCTTTCCGGATCAGTACTACCTGTACTCTGCTTGGCGCAGTGTTCCTGATGCTGGTAGCGCCTTTTGTCATCCCGCTGCTCTACGGCAAGGATTTCAATACCGCGCTTACCGTGTTCCGCCTGCTGCTGCTGGAAGTGACCATCAGCGGCGGGACGCTGATTCTGGCTCAGGTGTTCATGGCGCTGGGCAAGCCGAAGTTCGTATCCATCCTGCAGGGGGTCGGCCTGATCCTGGTGATTCCGCTGCTCTTCCTGCTGGTGCCGAAGTTCGGATTGTTCGGAGCCGGGGTGGCTATGCTCTCATCAGCTGTGCTGCGGTTCCTGTTCATTATTCTCAATATCAGGTACAACCTGAAGGTTAAGCTTCCGCGGCTGCTCATTAACGCCCAGGACCTTCAGTGGATGAAGACGACGATGAATTCGTATATTCGCAAGAAACCTATGGATGTGTAG
- a CDS encoding O-antigen ligase family protein — MMTLICAAALALPLAIGFASANLSASNSLQGIILAGILFPALLLALLNTRMLIPYTLLIWAVAPELRRIADWYEGVYHSVSLLSLAPLLTGATLAIPVLREIHRIRKSSTRIMLLFSVALAYGALIGLAKNGIGSVYDLANYIVPLLLIPFFAVTPFKPKDIDRLLYAFANIAVLVAIYGIVQYLTVPPWDAFWMRNADMISIGTPYPLEIRVFSTLNSPGPAATFLVFALVPMILEKRWQGTLRWLGVLLVVVCLLTTLVRSAWLVLLVMLLVYIASSPSKGKWKTLLQLAFVAAALFWIVPKLPGAEGLVARMETLTSVQEDHSYNERLSLWTNMLPMVAGNPVGQGIGSVGQGTKLGNGGELGEYGNMDNGFIALLLTFGVLGALFFFGALGAVIKEIGARVTRRNELQPYARLALAAWMGAVASLISDNGFPGLKGYLIWMLIGLGLSAKELTQSRKKGLPHAAVKRQITTR; from the coding sequence ATGATGACCTTGATCTGCGCTGCGGCACTGGCCCTGCCGCTGGCGATCGGCTTCGCCAGTGCGAACCTGAGCGCGTCGAATAGCCTGCAGGGCATCATTCTGGCAGGCATCCTCTTTCCGGCCTTGCTGCTGGCCCTGCTGAATACACGGATGCTCATCCCGTACACGCTGCTGATCTGGGCGGTTGCCCCGGAGCTGCGGCGGATTGCAGACTGGTACGAAGGCGTGTATCACTCCGTCTCCCTGCTCAGTCTGGCCCCGCTGCTGACCGGAGCGACCTTAGCTATTCCGGTGCTGCGGGAAATTCACCGGATTCGCAAGTCCTCTACCCGGATCATGCTGTTGTTCTCCGTCGCACTGGCCTACGGCGCATTGATCGGTCTGGCGAAGAATGGCATCGGCTCGGTATACGATCTGGCGAATTACATCGTACCGCTGCTGCTGATTCCTTTCTTTGCGGTCACGCCGTTTAAGCCGAAGGATATCGACCGGCTGCTGTACGCTTTTGCCAACATTGCCGTGCTGGTTGCGATCTACGGGATCGTGCAGTATCTGACCGTTCCTCCCTGGGACGCCTTCTGGATGCGGAATGCCGATATGATCTCTATCGGGACTCCCTATCCGCTGGAGATCCGGGTCTTCTCGACCCTGAACTCTCCGGGTCCGGCAGCAACCTTCCTGGTCTTCGCTCTGGTACCGATGATTCTGGAGAAAAGATGGCAGGGTACCCTGCGGTGGCTCGGTGTTCTGCTCGTAGTGGTCTGCCTGCTGACTACGCTCGTCCGCTCCGCATGGCTGGTCCTGCTGGTGATGCTGCTGGTCTACATCGCTTCCTCTCCCTCCAAGGGTAAATGGAAGACGCTGCTCCAGCTCGCCTTCGTGGCAGCCGCGCTGTTCTGGATCGTTCCGAAGCTCCCTGGAGCAGAGGGGCTGGTGGCCCGGATGGAGACCCTGACCTCCGTGCAGGAGGATCATTCCTACAATGAACGCCTCAGCCTCTGGACCAACATGCTGCCGATGGTGGCAGGCAATCCGGTGGGGCAGGGGATCGGCAGTGTAGGCCAGGGCACCAAGCTTGGCAACGGCGGAGAGCTGGGGGAATACGGCAATATGGATAACGGCTTCATCGCGCTGCTGCTGACCTTCGGCGTACTCGGCGCATTGTTCTTCTTCGGGGCACTCGGCGCGGTCATCAAGGAGATCGGCGCCAGAGTCACCCGCAGGAATGAACTTCAGCCTTACGCCAGACTGGCGCTGGCGGCGTGGATGGGAGCTGTAGCCAGCCTGATATCGGATAACGGCTTTCCCGGTCTTAAGGGGTATCTGATCTGGATGCTGATCGGACTTGGCCTCAGCGCCAAGGAGCTCACTCAAAGCAGAAAGAAGGGACTACCGCATGCAGCAGTCAAGCGCCAAATCACTACCCGCTAA
- a CDS encoding WecB/TagA/CpsF family glycosyltransferase, which produces MNQVNMFDVNFDNYDFMDLLDYIDRTIQERNQSYILTCNVDHVIKLRKDKEFREVYSEAGAVVADGMPLIWASKMLGKPLKQKVSGADLFSRLGNAFEQRQYRLFFLGAAEGVAEQATKNLKAAFPGINVVGCYSPSYGFEHNEEENRHIIRLLTESQPDIVFVGVGAPKQEKWIYRHYTSYQAPVSIGVGATFDFLSGSVKRAPDFMQRTGMEWLWRLSQEPGRLWKRYLVDDAQFLVLLLKEMRKRGKVKNSSTD; this is translated from the coding sequence ATGAACCAAGTGAACATGTTCGATGTCAATTTCGATAACTATGATTTCATGGACCTGCTGGATTATATCGACAGAACCATCCAGGAGAGGAACCAGTCTTACATCCTGACCTGCAATGTCGATCATGTGATCAAGCTGCGCAAGGACAAAGAGTTCCGGGAAGTGTACTCCGAAGCAGGTGCCGTAGTTGCGGACGGGATGCCGCTGATCTGGGCGTCCAAGATGCTAGGTAAGCCGCTGAAGCAAAAGGTGTCCGGCGCTGACCTGTTCAGCCGCCTGGGCAATGCGTTCGAGCAAAGACAATACCGGTTGTTCTTCCTCGGTGCTGCCGAGGGTGTGGCGGAGCAGGCTACGAAGAATCTGAAGGCCGCCTTCCCGGGCATTAACGTAGTGGGCTGTTACTCTCCCTCCTACGGCTTCGAGCACAACGAAGAAGAGAACCGGCATATTATCCGGCTGCTGACCGAGAGCCAGCCCGATATCGTGTTCGTAGGGGTAGGCGCACCGAAGCAGGAGAAGTGGATCTACCGTCACTATACCTCCTATCAGGCGCCGGTCTCCATCGGCGTAGGTGCAACCTTCGACTTCCTGTCCGGCTCTGTGAAGCGGGCACCGGATTTCATGCAGCGAACCGGCATGGAGTGGCTATGGAGACTTAGCCAGGAGCCGGGCCGGTTATGGAAAAGATACCTTGTCGACGATGCCCAGTTCCTGGTGCTGCTGCTCAAGGAGATGCGTAAACGGGGCAAGGTGAAGAACAGCAGTACGGATTGA
- a CDS encoding O-antigen ligase family protein, with amino-acid sequence MTHFEWGTKINSLPYGMLYLVTALFLGTAVIFQPVIAVAAVFFILLLVASLSRPELISYFVLLTTAVSINFLYSGSMFGIEILSLYKLVILMLLVPCILVNGLRFKLSPPLWAMLALILLTFSFSIWLPEMSTSIAVKAFIGLSLPFVLLLINWKKEVAEKQIRIITLLPLVSMLIGVVLQAANIHSLVAVEFTGAVRVQGANIPPHLAMLAFMGVAIAFIEIKRSPQYIRFNYIMLGLNFFILVITGTRGPILALVLMVLYYFYDISRAFLKGKKKFLIPLLCSMLVITAAVYMQLDNIKKRSFERTTETGIDLSGRAEAWEYFLNKAADSPLAGRGLGAVTVANDGTLYGGFVVPHNEYIRFYYDGGYFGAILLLLSLLAVFLMVYRVLLPAVKPYYLLFIAAFLIYSFTDNTLSTVQFIIPFCWYLNCLYRSSQLADSPQKEVIR; translated from the coding sequence ATGACCCATTTTGAGTGGGGCACCAAAATCAATAGTCTGCCATACGGAATGCTCTATCTCGTAACTGCACTGTTCCTCGGAACAGCCGTCATCTTCCAGCCGGTCATCGCAGTAGCGGCCGTATTCTTCATTCTGCTGCTGGTTGCCTCCCTATCACGCCCTGAGCTGATCAGCTATTTCGTTCTGCTGACCACGGCGGTCTCGATTAACTTCTTGTACAGCGGGAGTATGTTTGGTATTGAGATCCTGTCGCTTTACAAGCTGGTTATTCTGATGCTGCTGGTGCCGTGTATCCTGGTCAATGGCCTCAGGTTCAAGCTCAGCCCTCCCTTATGGGCGATGCTGGCCCTGATTCTGCTCACCTTCAGCTTCTCCATCTGGCTGCCGGAGATGAGCACATCGATTGCGGTCAAAGCCTTCATCGGATTGTCTCTGCCCTTCGTGCTTCTGCTGATCAACTGGAAGAAGGAGGTTGCCGAGAAGCAGATCCGGATCATTACCCTGCTGCCGCTGGTCAGCATGCTGATAGGCGTGGTGCTGCAAGCTGCGAATATACATTCACTGGTAGCCGTTGAGTTCACAGGCGCGGTTCGGGTGCAGGGGGCGAACATTCCGCCTCACCTGGCGATGCTGGCCTTCATGGGAGTAGCGATCGCGTTCATCGAGATTAAGCGCAGTCCGCAGTATATCCGGTTCAATTACATCATGCTGGGACTGAATTTCTTCATTCTGGTCATTACAGGCACGCGCGGGCCGATTCTCGCCCTGGTGCTGATGGTGCTCTATTACTTCTATGACATCTCCCGCGCTTTTCTGAAGGGCAAGAAGAAATTCCTGATCCCGCTGCTGTGCTCGATGCTGGTCATTACCGCGGCAGTATACATGCAGCTGGACAACATCAAGAAGCGCTCCTTTGAACGGACAACCGAAACGGGAATCGACTTGTCCGGACGGGCGGAGGCCTGGGAGTACTTCCTGAACAAGGCGGCGGATTCCCCATTGGCTGGACGGGGGCTCGGAGCCGTAACGGTGGCCAATGACGGAACGCTCTACGGAGGGTTCGTGGTTCCGCATAACGAATATATCCGCTTTTATTACGATGGGGGATACTTCGGTGCCATCCTGCTGCTGCTGTCCTTGCTCGCTGTGTTTCTTATGGTATACAGAGTTCTTTTACCGGCGGTCAAACCTTACTATCTGCTCTTTATTGCAGCATTTCTGATCTATTCATTCACGGATAACACGCTGTCGACGGTCCAATTCATCATTCCGTTCTGTTGGTACCTGAACTGCCTGTACCGATCTTCACAGCTGGCCGATTCCCCACAAAAAGAAGTGATACGATGA
- a CDS encoding glycosyltransferase has protein sequence MFVHGTVPEISIIICTYNRSALLVKTLHSLLPLENLHQAEIIVVDNQSTDDTAAAIKGFIETYGADMDIRYLLEPVQGLSAARNTGILASKSQLIAFLDDDAIPCRTWITTIVNTFADKPEVMAMGGKIAPIFESKRPDWLIKPFELPYTIVDLGSRIKEYPKRLHPCGANMAMRKPVFDISLFPLELGRKGDSLLSGEETWLFGQLQQEGHSILYHPEMAVDHFVPANRLTEDWIMKRYYSQGISNAMKSEGMKGHLLLLGKTGAKVIYILADSILSRSKGRKLLNKCRLESIRGTLHMILNRKRESAAG, from the coding sequence ATGTTCGTACACGGAACTGTACCTGAGATTTCCATTATCATATGCACCTATAACCGGTCGGCGCTGCTGGTGAAGACTCTTCATTCGCTGCTGCCGCTGGAGAATTTGCACCAGGCCGAAATCATCGTCGTGGATAACCAGTCCACGGATGATACGGCGGCCGCCATTAAGGGGTTCATCGAGACCTATGGTGCCGATATGGATATCCGTTATCTGCTGGAGCCGGTTCAAGGGCTGTCTGCAGCCCGGAATACAGGAATTCTGGCTTCCAAATCGCAGCTCATCGCTTTCCTGGATGATGATGCGATCCCTTGCCGGACCTGGATTACAACCATTGTGAACACCTTTGCGGATAAGCCGGAGGTGATGGCGATGGGCGGTAAGATTGCTCCGATCTTCGAGAGCAAGCGTCCGGATTGGCTGATCAAGCCGTTCGAGCTTCCCTATACAATTGTCGATCTGGGGAGCCGGATCAAAGAGTACCCGAAGCGGCTTCACCCTTGCGGTGCCAACATGGCGATGCGCAAGCCGGTGTTCGATATCAGCCTGTTCCCGCTGGAGCTGGGCCGCAAGGGCGATTCGCTGCTATCGGGTGAAGAGACCTGGCTGTTCGGCCAGCTGCAGCAGGAAGGGCATTCGATTCTATATCATCCCGAGATGGCCGTGGATCATTTCGTTCCGGCGAACCGGCTGACGGAGGACTGGATCATGAAGCGGTATTACAGCCAAGGCATATCGAACGCTATGAAGAGTGAAGGAATGAAAGGGCATCTGCTGCTCCTGGGCAAGACGGGCGCCAAAGTGATCTACATCCTGGCAGATTCGATTCTATCCCGCAGTAAGGGAAGGAAGCTGCTGAATAAATGCCGGCTGGAGAGTATTCGCGGAACTCTCCATATGATTCTTAACCGGAAGAGGGAATCCGCAGCGGGGTGA
- a CDS encoding sugar transferase, giving the protein MSMQKLPEDYEAVLPKLYMLHSGEESKGMESYLVMKRIIDILFSALGLLFLLPLFAVVAVLIKLEDPKGKVFFRQMRVGKDEKLFPMYKFRSMVSNAEELKESLMAYNEVSGAMFKIKNDPRITRIGRFMRKTSIDELPQLWNVLMGHMSLVGPRPPLVEEVEQYTEYDKQRLMVTPGCTGYWQVNARNSVGFDEMVQLDLTYIHMRSTMLDLKIIVKTGLMLLGSKNAY; this is encoded by the coding sequence ATGAGCATGCAAAAACTGCCGGAAGACTATGAGGCCGTCCTGCCGAAACTTTACATGCTGCATTCGGGTGAAGAAAGCAAGGGAATGGAATCCTATCTGGTCATGAAGCGGATCATCGACATCTTGTTCTCTGCCCTGGGGCTGCTGTTCCTGCTCCCGCTCTTCGCAGTGGTGGCTGTCCTGATTAAGCTGGAAGATCCGAAGGGCAAGGTGTTCTTCCGCCAAATGCGGGTTGGCAAGGACGAGAAGCTGTTCCCCATGTACAAGTTCAGATCCATGGTCTCTAATGCCGAGGAGCTGAAGGAGAGTCTCATGGCCTATAACGAAGTAAGCGGCGCGATGTTCAAGATCAAGAATGATCCCCGCATTACGCGGATTGGAAGATTCATGCGCAAGACCAGTATTGATGAACTGCCGCAGCTCTGGAACGTGCTGATGGGGCATATGAGTCTGGTGGGTCCCCGTCCTCCGCTCGTTGAAGAGGTGGAGCAGTATACGGAATACGATAAGCAGCGGCTGATGGTAACTCCCGGCTGCACTGGCTACTGGCAGGTGAACGCCAGAAACAGCGTCGGCTTCGACGAGATGGTTCAGCTGGATCTCACGTATATCCACATGCGCAGCACGATGCTCGATCTGAAGATTATCGTCAAGACCGGCCTGATGCTGCTCGGTTCCAAAAATGCTTATTAA
- the galU gene encoding UTP--glucose-1-phosphate uridylyltransferase GalU, with translation MKKVKKVIIPAAGLGTRFLPATKAMPKEMLPIINKPTIQYIVEEAIASGIEDIIIVTGKGKRAIEDHFDNAFELESRLLEDGKLELLKEVQRSSKVEIHYIRQKEPKGLGHAVWCARRFIGDEPFGVMLGDDIVTGQVPCLKQLIDQYEETQNSVIGVQVIPDEFTNRYGIIEPDMQDGKLYRVNNFVEKPPLGTAPSNLAIMGRYVFTPKIFKYLDLQEKGAGGEIQLTDAIQKLNQSERVYAYNFDGTRYDVGERLGYILTTLEFALESEDLRYQVMDAMAEWLNKAGQTTLSS, from the coding sequence ATGAAAAAGGTAAAAAAGGTAATTATCCCGGCGGCCGGGTTAGGCACACGTTTCCTTCCGGCGACCAAGGCAATGCCCAAGGAAATGCTGCCTATTATCAACAAACCGACGATCCAGTATATCGTGGAGGAGGCCATTGCCTCCGGGATTGAAGACATCATCATTGTAACCGGTAAGGGAAAGCGGGCGATCGAGGATCATTTCGACAACGCCTTTGAGCTTGAATCGCGGCTGCTGGAGGACGGTAAGCTGGAACTGCTCAAAGAGGTGCAGCGGTCCTCCAAGGTGGAAATTCACTACATCCGGCAAAAGGAACCCAAGGGTCTCGGCCATGCCGTATGGTGTGCCAGACGGTTCATCGGCGATGAGCCGTTCGGCGTTATGCTCGGCGATGATATTGTAACCGGACAGGTCCCTTGCCTGAAGCAGCTGATCGACCAGTATGAGGAGACCCAGAACTCGGTGATCGGGGTACAGGTCATCCCGGATGAATTCACGAACCGCTACGGGATTATCGAGCCGGATATGCAGGACGGGAAGCTCTACCGGGTGAACAATTTCGTAGAGAAGCCTCCGCTTGGAACAGCGCCTTCCAATCTGGCAATCATGGGCCGCTATGTCTTTACCCCTAAGATCTTCAAGTATCTTGATCTTCAGGAGAAGGGCGCGGGCGGTGAGATTCAGCTGACGGATGCCATTCAGAAGCTGAACCAGAGCGAACGTGTCTACGCTTATAACTTCGACGGTACCAGATATGATGTCGGCGAACGGCTGGGTTATATTTTGACCACACTGGAATTTGCACTGGAGAGCGAGGACCTGCGTTATCAGGTCATGGATGCTATGGCGGAATGGCTGAATAAAGCGGGACAGACCACGCTCAGCAGCTGA
- a CDS encoding CpsD/CapB family tyrosine-protein kinase — protein MLRLNRSLIADINPSSHVSESFRSLRTYIRQLGLLKGPGGQVLLFTSAESGEGKTTILSNLAVSFVQDGKKVAVVDCNLRKPGLHSVFDVEGSQGLAAYLSGYEEAKDVLVYGSLANLAVIPAGVSTVSPPDLLGSEKMSGLLTELKASFDLILLDSPQAVDYSDARILAPLSDGVVIVARHGRTKREALRKLKGLMEQTGVRILGIAMNQTK, from the coding sequence ATGTTACGGCTGAATAGAAGTCTAATCGCGGACATAAACCCGTCATCGCATGTCTCCGAATCCTTCCGCTCACTGCGCACGTATATCCGCCAGCTCGGCTTACTGAAGGGGCCAGGCGGTCAGGTGCTGCTCTTCACTTCAGCAGAGAGCGGCGAAGGCAAGACCACCATTCTCTCCAATCTGGCTGTATCCTTCGTACAGGACGGCAAGAAGGTGGCGGTGGTGGATTGTAACCTGCGGAAGCCCGGCCTGCATAGCGTCTTCGATGTGGAAGGCAGCCAAGGGCTGGCAGCTTACTTAAGCGGCTACGAGGAAGCCAAGGACGTTCTGGTATACGGCAGCTTGGCGAATCTTGCGGTCATCCCTGCCGGAGTGAGTACGGTCAGTCCGCCGGATCTGCTCGGCAGCGAGAAGATGTCCGGGCTGCTTACAGAGCTGAAGGCAAGCTTCGATCTGATTCTGCTGGATTCGCCGCAGGCGGTCGATTACAGCGATGCACGGATTCTGGCTCCGCTCTCGGACGGAGTGGTCATTGTCGCCAGACACGGCCGGACGAAGCGCGAAGCGCTCCGCAAGCTGAAGGGTCTCATGGAACAGACAGGTGTAAGGATTCTCGGAATAGCAATGAACCAGACCAAGTAG